In Phlebotomus papatasi isolate M1 chromosome 1, Ppap_2.1, whole genome shotgun sequence, the following proteins share a genomic window:
- the LOC129806460 gene encoding major facilitator superfamily domain-containing protein 12-like codes for MSESEALLGAQQNPQNAREYGSVTAENSSDSETPQVEEMRSTLPLIHKIGFGIGHVYNDLAAGVWFSYTLLFMHSVMSLPGTAAGSLVMWGQVVDAVATPIVGHLSDKYGSKRQWHIFGTALVFFSFPAIFAICPLCSNSQLVWESVYFAIAILIFQAAWAIVQISHLAMIPEMSRTQKDRSDLTTLRYSGAILSNLIVYNITWAVLQGRSAQSTTIGPSDAFRFRDLALIITLIGVSMSVLFHFSLALANYEERRQHGGSGQRQAEQRTATESDRLLSSTSSNDQVSVISSRFRRDILKNPLLYQNALLYVFSRLFMTTSLIYIPLWIDERSASPPVDGGTASPNKSVDHIAIVPLVSFFGSFVASLVLKSLNRFISHQAAYLFGSLVGIAGCVLVAFVSPTDALEILLTVAILFGTGSSITMISSLCITADMVPSTDLGGFIYSAVTFADKLITGIAVMAIETMKCSKRKDCPEYYKRVLSYACGGAACLGIITLISLQITRLCCRRYRRIDVST; via the exons ATGTCAGAATCGGAAGCTCTACTGGGAGCTCAACAAAATCCACAAAACGCCAGAGAGTATGGGAGTGTGACAGCAGAAAATTCATCAGATTCGGAAACACCGCAGGTAGAAGAGATGAGATCTACCTTGCCACTAATCCATAAAATTGGCTTTGGCATTGGACATGTGTACAATGACCTGGCCGCTGGAGTGTGGTTCAGCTACACCCTCCTCTTTATGCACAGCGTTATGAGTCTTCCCGGAACAGCTGCTGGATCTCTTGTGATGTGGGGACAAGTTGTAGATGCCGTGGCAACTCCCATTGTGGGTCATCTCAGCGACAAATACGGTTCCAAGAGGCAGTGGCACATCTTTG GAACAGCTTTAGTGTTCTTTTCCTTCCCGGCAATCTTTGCTATTTGTCCATTGTGCAGTAATTCCCAACTTGTATGGGAATCTGTTTATTTCGCCATTGCGATCCTCATCTTCCAAGCAGCATGGGCCATTGTACAGATCTCCCATTTAGCCATGATTCCCGAAATGTCCCGCACCCAGAAAGATCGATCGGATCTCACAACTTTGCGGTACTCTGGAGCTATCTTATCGAATCTCATCGTATACAATATTACTTGGGCAGTTTTGCAAGGCAGAAGTGCTCAGAGTACAACCATTGGACCATCCGATGCCTTCAGATTTAGGGATTTAGCCCTAATCATCACACTAATCGGGGTGTCGATGTCAGTGTTGTTCCACTTCTCGCTGGCTCTGGCTAATTATGAAGAGAGACGTCAGCATGGCGGTTCTGGACAGCGTCAGGCTGAGCAAAGAACTGCTACGGAGAGCGATCGACTCCTATCATCAACTTCCAGTAATGATCAAGTATCTGTGATCAGCAGTAGATTCCGGAGAGATATTCTGAAGAACCCACTGCTCTACCAGAATGCCTTACTGTATGTTTTCTCAAGACTGTTCATGACCACATCACTCATCTACATTCCTCTGTGGATCGATGAGAGATCTGCGTCACCTCCAGTGGATGGAGGAACTGCATCACCTAACAAGTCTGTTGATCATATCGCAATTGTTCCGttagtttctttttttggaTCCTTCGTGGCGTCCCTTGTTCTCAAGAGTCTCAATCGCTTCATCAGCCATCAAGCAGCGTATCTCTTTGGCTCCCTTGTGGGCATTGCCGGGTGTGTTCTGGTGGCCTTTGTCTCGCCCACAGATGCTCTGGAAATTCTTCTCACCGTTGCCATTCTCTTCGGCACTGGAAGTTCAATAACAATGATTAGTTCTTTGTGCATAACGGCCGACATGGTACCAAGCACCGATCTGGGCGGATTCATCTATTCAGCTGTAACATTTGCCGATAAGCTGATCACAGGAATCGCTGTTATGGCCATTGAAACCAT gAAATGCAGCAAACGCAAGGACTGCCCGGAATACTACAAACGTGTCTTATCTTATGCTTGCGGAGGAGCAGCTTGCCTGGGAATTATCACACTCATCTCCCTCCAGATCACAAGACTCTGCTGTCGTCGCTACAGAAGAATAGATGTATCCACTTGA